A window of Primulina tabacum isolate GXHZ01 chromosome 4, ASM2559414v2, whole genome shotgun sequence contains these coding sequences:
- the LOC142542020 gene encoding uncharacterized protein LOC142542020 — protein MGHGYCGTVPNCRAQKKFLLVAVDYFSKWEEVEPLAKITEQEVLKFLWKNIVCRFRLPRRLISDNGRQFQGKGITSWCREMKITQSFTAVAYPQANGQTEVVNRIIVQALKTRLQGKGKN, from the coding sequence ATGGGGCATGGATATTGTGGGACCGTTCCCAATTGCCGGGCTCAAAAAAAATTCTTGTTAGTAGCTGTTGATTACTTTTCCAAGTGGGAAGAAGTGGAGCCCTTGGCAAAAATCACTGAGCAAGAGGTATTGAAATTTCTGTGGAAGAATATCGTGTGCCGGTTTAGATTGCCCAGAAGACTGATATCGGACAATGGGAGACAGTTTCAGGGCAAAGGAATTACGTCATGGTGCAGGGAAATGAAGATCACTCAATCTTTTACCGCTGTTGCATATCCTCAAGCTAATGGCCAGACAGAGGTTGTCAATAGAATTATTGTGCAAGCACTAAAGACCAGGCTACAAGGCAAAGGAAAGAATTAG